One stretch of Chitinophaga pendula DNA includes these proteins:
- a CDS encoding GNAT family N-acetyltransferase, translating to MEDIHITSVGVTEIEELQRISIQTFVDTFASHNAERDMAQYLEESFSQEKLMAELGDAGSAFYFARSGEQVIGYVKINTGAAQTEVLGDRALEIERIYVRKEYHGKNIGQLLYEQAFRIAREKDMDFVWLGVWEKNARALRFYEKNGFSPFGQHIFRLGGDDQIDILVKKTLK from the coding sequence ATGGAAGATATCCACATTACCAGTGTAGGAGTGACAGAAATAGAAGAACTGCAAAGGATTAGTATACAAACCTTTGTCGATACCTTCGCTTCCCATAATGCCGAAAGGGATATGGCACAATACTTAGAAGAGAGTTTTTCGCAGGAGAAGTTAATGGCCGAGCTTGGTGATGCCGGATCTGCATTTTATTTTGCGAGATCGGGGGAGCAGGTGATCGGTTATGTGAAAATCAACACAGGAGCGGCTCAAACAGAAGTGCTGGGTGACAGGGCGCTGGAAATCGAACGTATCTACGTTCGGAAAGAATATCATGGGAAGAACATAGGGCAATTACTCTATGAACAGGCCTTCCGGATTGCCCGCGAAAAGGATATGGATTTTGTCTGGCTGGGCGTCTGGGAAAAGAATGCAAGAGCACTTCGCTTTTATGAGAAGAATGGATTTTCACCGTTCGGACAGCATATTTTCAGATTAGGTGGGGATGATCAGATCGATATCCTCGTAAAAAAGACATTGAAATAA
- a CDS encoding alkaline phosphatase produces the protein MKKYIITTLIFSTYTMSCMESRHPLPKIKSIIFMIGDGMGTTQIYAGLTANKGTLSLERFRCIGFSKTNAVDNYITESAAGATAFAIGQKTYNGAIGVDSAGNPQPTILEIAKRHGLSTGIVVTTDLTDATPAAFATHQKTREMQPQIAADYVNANIDVLIGAGREHFDQRMDGRNLLSEFTSKGYQVKYTTDEVTQVKQGKLVGIIKEERVAGRGERLMRTTNAALRLLQQNKKGFFLVVEGAKIDDGGHTNDLQYVTEEVIDFDKAIKAALDFADKNGETLVIVTADHETGGLTIAEGDIKTGKITGKFSTDDHTGVMVPVFAYGPGAEAFMGIYHNNSIFGKFMQALNF, from the coding sequence ATGAAAAAATATATTATCACAACACTCATTTTTTCTACATACACCATGTCCTGCATGGAATCCAGACACCCATTGCCTAAAATAAAAAGCATCATATTTATGATAGGAGATGGAATGGGTACTACACAGATTTATGCAGGCCTAACAGCCAACAAAGGCACACTGAGTCTGGAACGCTTCAGATGTATCGGTTTTTCCAAGACTAATGCTGTCGATAACTATATCACCGAATCTGCGGCAGGCGCTACAGCGTTTGCTATCGGACAAAAAACTTACAATGGTGCTATCGGCGTGGACAGTGCCGGTAACCCGCAGCCAACAATACTGGAAATCGCAAAGCGGCATGGGTTGTCAACGGGTATCGTCGTTACCACTGATCTTACCGATGCGACACCTGCCGCATTTGCTACCCATCAGAAGACCCGCGAAATGCAACCCCAAATAGCTGCCGACTACGTCAACGCCAACATAGATGTATTAATAGGTGCCGGCCGCGAACATTTTGATCAGCGCATGGATGGACGTAATCTCCTCTCCGAGTTCACCAGTAAAGGTTACCAGGTGAAATACACAACGGATGAGGTCACACAAGTGAAACAGGGCAAACTGGTCGGGATAATAAAGGAAGAACGCGTAGCGGGAAGGGGCGAACGGCTGATGCGCACCACAAATGCTGCTCTTCGACTACTGCAGCAAAATAAGAAAGGCTTTTTCCTGGTAGTAGAAGGTGCTAAGATCGACGATGGCGGCCATACTAATGACCTGCAATATGTAACCGAAGAAGTGATCGATTTCGATAAAGCGATCAAAGCTGCATTGGATTTTGCAGACAAGAATGGCGAAACACTGGTAATCGTTACTGCTGACCATGAAACAGGTGGGCTCACGATTGCTGAAGGGGATATTAAAACAGGAAAGATCACCGGTAAATTTTCTACCGATGACCACACAGGTGTAATGGTGCCGGTATTTGCGTATGGTCCTGGAGCAGAAGCATTCATGGGCATTTATCATAATAATTCCATCTTCGGGAAATTTATGCAAGCCCTGAACTTCTAA
- a CDS encoding DMT family transporter, whose translation MNKKYLLIFLLVLGTAFWGISFPVTKMAVEGVSQSTFLLYRFLLATVVLALVLHRQLNKITKKHIFDSISLAIPLLIGINFQTLGLKHSTASQCAFVAGTSVVVIPIIKLLVYRSRIDGRIWLAAIIALLGLAVISIKDNLSVSIGDLYTIIGTFGFAAYLIRVEQLSAEGNIVPTIVPMFLACTLVMLCVAGVDPAATWFPQGRGFWTGIIYCALFSTAYMYTISNIAQQYISAEKVAIIYLFEPVFAAVAAILLLGEGLSWRLLIGGILILIGTLVSEIKFKRQPSGVLER comes from the coding sequence ATGAACAAGAAATACCTCCTTATTTTCTTACTTGTACTAGGGACTGCTTTTTGGGGAATATCATTTCCCGTTACCAAAATGGCAGTAGAGGGCGTTTCCCAATCGACATTTTTACTATACCGCTTCCTGTTAGCAACCGTCGTATTGGCACTAGTCTTACACCGGCAGCTAAATAAAATAACAAAAAAACATATTTTCGATAGCATATCTCTGGCCATACCACTATTAATCGGTATCAACTTCCAGACGCTGGGTCTCAAACATTCCACTGCTTCTCAATGCGCCTTTGTCGCCGGTACCAGTGTTGTTGTAATTCCTATCATAAAACTGCTTGTTTACAGAAGCAGGATTGACGGGAGGATCTGGCTCGCGGCTATCATCGCGCTGCTGGGGCTAGCCGTTATATCCATTAAAGATAATCTTTCGGTTAGTATAGGAGACCTATATACGATTATCGGAACTTTCGGCTTTGCAGCCTATTTGATCAGGGTGGAACAATTATCCGCGGAAGGTAATATCGTCCCGACAATTGTCCCTATGTTCCTGGCTTGCACCTTGGTGATGCTTTGTGTAGCCGGTGTTGATCCTGCTGCTACTTGGTTTCCACAGGGGCGCGGTTTCTGGACTGGTATAATCTATTGCGCGCTATTTTCAACAGCGTATATGTACACTATTTCAAATATCGCCCAACAATACATCAGCGCAGAAAAGGTAGCGATCATTTATTTGTTCGAACCTGTTTTTGCTGCTGTAGCAGCTATATTACTACTGGGAGAGGGCCTTTCCTGGCGCTTGTTAATCGGTGGTATATTGATCCTTATAGGAACGCTGGTGTCCGAGATCAAATTCAAACGTCAGCCGTCTGGCGTACTGGAAAGGTAA
- a CDS encoding TonB-dependent receptor: MKKNLSGSIKHFMRVAVFLLSMVFAGTLCLQARTGTAQDLGHIRLHIRLKGKTLAAAMSELSMASKLAFAFDKAALSEKTIAENNFNNVPLSDILQRLLQNSGYRYEIINHTIVIVKDVKPAKISPGKIIGKVTDEKGNVLPGASIRITELNKSTVSESDGSFSLIVPPGEYTLEVRFISFAPQRITKIQVEEGKSLEVSVVMKQSSSALGEVLVIGYGTQEKKDITGAVGSVAGDQINNRTAASLDQTLVGKVAGLSVSNNSGAPGTGMMIRIRGVGTINNSDPLYVIDGNPFGNINNLDPEDIQSVEILKSASAAAIYGSRGANGVVLVTTKKGSAGPMKVDFHTFTGMQQVYKKLKLTTAATYANYYNTALASGGLPPVFNNPDSYGQGTDWQDAIFRTAPISKYEVAFSGGKEGAVYRMSASYLSQKGTVIGTDYTKTGVSMNSTHQLKRWLKFGENLNFTYTTRNSISDYDSDARGIISTAIQMAPTVPVKNPDGSYGVSPFANTYNPVAAVENIQRLNKAWMLMGSFYAQADLLAGLNFKSQFNINVGNSRHRSYIPVYFVSNSQKEDVSSLEEEASNGTDWSWENTLNYSRTFGKHRVDGLVGITAQHSYDAYIRAYGRNLPADASLTRSLQYLDLASSGMVVGGGGDEWGMLSYFGRINYSYRNTYLATVNIRRDGSSKFGANNRFGTFPSFSLGWRLSNEPFLRNVKFINDLKIRGGWGALGNESSLSTSATVSTLRVNIPYPFGSGKGQEVQLGATPSSIGNMNLRWEATRETDLGIDATLLDNHITLGADYYHRATSGILVRLPILATVGVSEAPYVNGGNVVNKGVEFTLGFHSNRKNTFGYDISLNYAINRNEVTSLTNNGAAFYAGEITSGVRVSKTMAGHPIGGFFGYVTDGIFQNQKEVDAAAKQPGAAPGDIRYKDLNGDYVIDDKDQTYIGSPWPTRIYGLSATFWYKGFDLNLTISGRGGNQIYTGWKHYTNSSGISNYFAPDKEQVWTGEGSSNKEPRITMLDPNNNMRPSDRWIQNGSFLRLNSLQLGYSFPQSLLKRWGIAKVRVYAGGENLFTITKYDGFDPEVGMRDGNDGDPLDVGIDRAYYPRPRTLSLGLNVNF, from the coding sequence ATGAAAAAAAACCTTTCGGGGTCCATCAAACATTTTATGAGAGTTGCTGTATTCCTTTTGAGTATGGTGTTTGCCGGAACACTCTGCTTGCAGGCTCGTACCGGTACGGCCCAGGATCTTGGCCATATCAGGCTACATATCCGGTTGAAGGGTAAGACACTCGCTGCAGCTATGTCGGAGCTATCAATGGCTAGCAAACTAGCCTTTGCATTCGACAAAGCTGCACTGAGCGAAAAAACAATCGCTGAAAATAATTTTAATAATGTGCCACTCAGCGACATCCTGCAGCGCCTGCTACAAAATAGCGGTTATCGCTATGAGATCATCAACCACACCATTGTGATCGTAAAAGATGTTAAACCGGCTAAAATTAGTCCTGGTAAAATAATAGGAAAGGTAACAGATGAAAAAGGTAATGTACTCCCAGGCGCCAGTATCCGGATCACGGAACTGAACAAAAGCACCGTAAGCGAAAGCGATGGCTCTTTTAGCCTGATAGTACCCCCGGGAGAATATACACTCGAGGTGAGATTCATCTCGTTCGCCCCTCAGCGAATTACCAAAATACAGGTAGAGGAAGGAAAGAGCCTGGAAGTATCCGTTGTAATGAAACAATCCTCCAGTGCCTTAGGCGAAGTATTGGTAATCGGTTATGGTACACAGGAGAAAAAAGATATCACCGGGGCAGTAGGCTCCGTCGCCGGTGACCAGATAAACAACAGAACAGCAGCTAGCCTGGATCAGACACTGGTAGGAAAGGTTGCAGGGCTGAGCGTGTCTAATAATTCCGGTGCTCCTGGCACGGGAATGATGATTCGTATCCGCGGAGTAGGTACCATCAATAACAGCGATCCGCTGTATGTAATAGATGGCAACCCCTTTGGTAACATTAACAACCTGGATCCCGAAGATATCCAATCCGTAGAAATACTGAAAAGTGCATCTGCTGCCGCTATTTATGGCTCCCGTGGTGCTAACGGCGTAGTCCTGGTAACTACCAAAAAAGGAAGTGCCGGTCCGATGAAGGTTGACTTCCACACATTTACCGGTATGCAACAGGTATATAAAAAACTCAAACTGACAACCGCCGCTACCTACGCCAACTACTACAATACCGCATTGGCATCTGGTGGATTACCTCCTGTATTTAACAACCCTGATAGCTATGGACAAGGCACTGACTGGCAGGACGCAATCTTCAGAACAGCACCCATCAGCAAATATGAAGTGGCCTTCTCCGGTGGAAAGGAGGGTGCTGTATATCGTATGAGCGCCAGCTACCTGTCACAGAAAGGTACCGTAATAGGAACAGACTATACTAAGACTGGCGTATCGATGAACAGTACACACCAGCTGAAACGCTGGCTGAAATTCGGAGAGAACCTGAACTTTACTTATACAACACGAAATAGTATTTCTGACTATGATAGCGATGCCAGAGGTATCATCAGTACCGCTATCCAAATGGCGCCCACCGTGCCCGTAAAGAATCCGGACGGAAGCTATGGCGTATCGCCTTTTGCTAACACCTACAATCCTGTTGCCGCTGTTGAAAATATTCAACGCCTGAATAAAGCTTGGATGCTGATGGGCTCTTTTTACGCTCAGGCCGACCTCCTGGCAGGGCTCAATTTCAAATCACAGTTTAATATCAACGTAGGAAATAGCCGACACCGTTCCTATATCCCGGTATATTTTGTCAGTAATTCACAGAAGGAAGATGTTAGCAGCCTAGAAGAGGAAGCCTCCAACGGAACTGACTGGTCATGGGAAAATACATTGAATTATAGCCGTACTTTCGGTAAGCACCGGGTCGATGGATTAGTGGGCATCACCGCTCAGCATTCCTATGATGCCTACATCCGTGCTTATGGGCGAAACCTGCCAGCAGATGCCAGCCTTACCCGCTCACTGCAATACCTGGACCTCGCTTCGTCCGGTATGGTCGTTGGTGGAGGAGGGGATGAATGGGGTATGTTATCCTATTTCGGCCGCATAAACTACAGCTATCGCAACACCTACCTGGCCACCGTAAATATACGCCGTGACGGATCTTCCAAATTTGGCGCCAACAACCGGTTCGGCACTTTCCCTTCCTTCTCCCTGGGATGGCGACTGTCCAATGAACCCTTCCTGCGTAATGTGAAATTTATTAATGATCTTAAAATACGTGGCGGCTGGGGTGCGCTGGGTAATGAAAGCTCACTGTCTACCAGCGCTACCGTTTCCACACTTAGAGTGAACATACCCTATCCCTTCGGAAGTGGCAAAGGACAAGAGGTACAATTAGGCGCAACGCCTTCCAGCATCGGTAACATGAATCTGAGATGGGAGGCTACAAGAGAAACAGATCTGGGTATCGATGCAACCTTATTAGATAATCATATTACCCTGGGGGCAGATTATTATCACCGTGCTACTTCCGGCATCCTGGTGAGACTGCCCATCCTCGCTACTGTAGGCGTATCTGAAGCTCCTTATGTAAATGGTGGCAACGTGGTAAATAAAGGTGTTGAATTTACCCTGGGTTTCCACAGCAATCGTAAAAATACTTTCGGTTATGATATCTCCTTGAACTATGCTATCAATCGCAATGAAGTGACCAGTCTGACAAACAATGGAGCCGCCTTCTACGCAGGTGAGATCACCAGTGGGGTAAGGGTAAGTAAAACAATGGCAGGACATCCTATAGGCGGTTTCTTCGGCTATGTGACAGATGGCATCTTCCAGAACCAGAAAGAAGTAGACGCCGCAGCAAAACAACCTGGCGCCGCTCCTGGTGATATCCGTTATAAAGACTTGAATGGCGACTATGTCATCGACGATAAAGACCAGACCTATATCGGCAGTCCTTGGCCTACCCGGATTTATGGACTTTCCGCTACTTTCTGGTACAAAGGTTTTGATCTCAACCTGACCATCAGCGGCCGTGGTGGAAACCAGATATATACCGGTTGGAAACACTATACTAACTCATCCGGTATTTCCAACTACTTCGCTCCGGATAAAGAGCAGGTATGGACCGGAGAAGGCTCCTCAAATAAAGAACCGCGCATAACCATGCTGGACCCGAATAATAACATGCGCCCTTCAGACCGCTGGATCCAGAATGGTAGTTTCCTCCGCCTCAATAGCCTGCAACTAGGTTATTCATTCCCGCAGTCACTGCTAAAAAGATGGGGAATCGCTAAAGTCAGAGTATATGCAGGTGGAGAGAACCTGTTTACCATCACGAAATACGATGGCTTTGATCCCGAAGTAGGTATGCGCGATGGCAATGACGGTGATCCGCTGGATGTAGGGATCGACCGCGCTTACTACCCCCGTCCCCGTACGCTCTCCCTTGGCCTGAATGTAAACTTCTAA
- a CDS encoding RNA polymerase sigma factor: protein MLGSDSKTGNGEPNRQQSRPHFDEIYELYWKELYEVAYRRLPMAADAEDMLQDLFLSLLKNPSVIAKEGSIRAYLHKALKGRVIDFYRKSLLKETFESYSALSAAGHTNHPDTYLMHKELETLLEKEIGGMPERMQTVFLMSRKGMLSNEEIAHELNISHQTVRNQISAAIKRIRKALYQYNLAHDAGTRMILAVTAVLLTPR, encoded by the coding sequence ATGCTCGGATCAGATAGCAAAACAGGCAATGGCGAACCAAACAGACAGCAAAGCCGCCCTCATTTTGATGAAATCTACGAACTGTACTGGAAAGAATTATATGAAGTAGCCTATCGACGCCTACCAATGGCGGCAGATGCCGAAGACATGCTGCAAGACCTGTTCTTGTCGCTGCTTAAAAACCCTTCCGTGATAGCAAAAGAAGGGTCTATCCGCGCTTATTTACATAAAGCCCTTAAAGGGAGAGTGATCGATTTTTACAGAAAAAGCCTGTTGAAAGAAACTTTTGAAAGCTATTCCGCCCTCTCTGCTGCGGGTCATACTAATCATCCCGATACCTATCTGATGCATAAAGAGCTGGAGACACTATTGGAAAAGGAAATCGGTGGTATGCCAGAACGTATGCAAACCGTTTTCCTGATGAGCAGAAAAGGAATGCTATCCAATGAGGAAATCGCCCATGAACTCAATATCTCACATCAAACCGTACGCAATCAGATCAGCGCAGCCATCAAAAGGATACGGAAAGCACTTTATCAGTATAATCTAGCTCATGACGCTGGTACACGTATGATCCTGGCTGTCACCGCGGTACTGTTAACCCCGCGCTGA
- a CDS encoding FecR family protein, which translates to MNKRDLLQLLQKEAKGNCTPEEMAQLDAWYVSFDAKSTPVFRDKVEEEQVRTRLRNRIYKQLTTDMPDLPRPVQKQKTWVFFRMAATVLVLIGLSCATYFFRPGQVARQQELAWLHSVTPAGKMSKVTLTDGSEVWLNAGSTLRYPASFKSRYRDVYLQGEAFFNVASLPEQPFVVHTDTIATVVLGTTFNIKAYPELGNIRINVASGKVGVIVGTNTLTTLLPDQQLTYNKQDHTYSTETKEAGATNAWRQGNINLDGVSFDELRAVLEHNFNYHLQTKRTDIRKVRFSMNIIINNKIEDVMHIICSITQTHYRIHGTIINIY; encoded by the coding sequence GTGAACAAACGCGACTTACTACAATTACTGCAGAAAGAAGCCAAAGGCAACTGTACCCCCGAGGAAATGGCACAGTTGGATGCTTGGTATGTTTCCTTCGATGCTAAGTCTACGCCTGTATTCAGAGATAAAGTAGAAGAAGAACAGGTACGTACCCGGCTGCGTAATCGTATCTATAAACAGCTGACCACAGACATGCCAGATCTGCCAAGGCCGGTACAAAAACAGAAAACCTGGGTCTTCTTCCGGATGGCTGCCACAGTATTAGTGCTGATAGGTCTATCTTGTGCTACCTATTTTTTTCGGCCCGGACAGGTAGCAAGGCAACAGGAATTAGCATGGCTCCACAGCGTTACCCCTGCCGGTAAGATGTCAAAAGTAACACTGACTGATGGGAGCGAAGTCTGGCTGAATGCGGGAAGCACTCTTCGCTATCCTGCTAGTTTCAAGAGCCGATACCGCGATGTATATTTACAGGGGGAAGCTTTCTTTAACGTCGCGTCGCTACCAGAACAACCATTCGTAGTGCATACGGATACAATTGCCACAGTAGTATTGGGCACGACTTTTAACATTAAAGCATATCCCGAATTGGGCAACATCCGTATCAATGTCGCATCGGGTAAAGTAGGGGTTATCGTCGGAACAAATACACTGACTACCTTACTGCCGGATCAGCAACTGACCTATAACAAACAAGATCATACCTATAGTACAGAAACAAAAGAGGCAGGTGCTACCAATGCCTGGAGACAAGGCAATATTAACCTGGATGGCGTATCATTTGATGAACTGCGAGCTGTATTGGAGCACAATTTTAACTATCACCTGCAAACGAAGCGGACAGATATTAGAAAAGTTCGGTTTTCTATGAATATTATCATCAATAATAAAATTGAGGACGTAATGCATATCATATGCAGTATTACGCAGACACATTATCGTATTCACGGAACGATCATCAATATCTATTAA
- a CDS encoding LysR substrate-binding domain-containing protein yields the protein MTTQQIEYFLQLSEELHYWRTSYKVNITQSALSRQIKALEDELEIELFKRSNRKVELTPAGKFLQQKWKPVIEQLNAATRYARKIHAGEGGSIVINHPGSVSYDLLPALLGRISSLFPEIKVELVQLKHTQEIELMKAFQVDLCYSRHQYIDELLTSKLVRHDKLALVVPEAHPIVQVTDISTATLENERFILSTLTDGETYQMKLGEIFTQYGIVPNVSFESDFGSVLLSLVQRGLGISIMPLSYSYAQYPGVRFVTMPFEVPLYVHWRKEEDNTVIRNILPLI from the coding sequence ATGACCACACAGCAAATCGAATACTTTCTGCAATTATCTGAGGAACTCCATTATTGGCGTACTTCTTATAAAGTGAATATTACGCAGTCTGCGCTTAGCCGGCAAATAAAGGCTTTGGAAGACGAGTTAGAGATTGAACTTTTCAAGCGCTCCAACCGAAAAGTTGAGTTGACGCCTGCAGGTAAGTTCCTGCAACAAAAGTGGAAACCAGTGATAGAACAGCTGAACGCTGCTACCCGCTATGCCAGAAAGATCCATGCGGGAGAAGGCGGAAGTATTGTTATTAATCACCCCGGGTCTGTGAGCTACGATCTTTTACCGGCACTACTTGGTCGCATATCCTCGCTTTTCCCGGAGATAAAAGTTGAGCTGGTACAGCTGAAACATACACAGGAAATTGAATTGATGAAGGCCTTTCAGGTGGACCTTTGTTATAGCCGGCATCAATACATTGATGAGCTGTTGACGTCAAAATTAGTACGACATGATAAACTTGCGCTCGTAGTGCCGGAGGCTCATCCGATAGTTCAGGTAACTGACATCAGCACGGCGACTTTGGAAAATGAACGTTTTATCCTATCTACCTTAACAGATGGGGAGACTTATCAAATGAAGCTGGGAGAGATCTTTACACAATATGGTATTGTTCCTAATGTCAGTTTTGAATCTGATTTTGGTTCGGTGTTATTGAGTCTTGTGCAGCGAGGTCTCGGCATATCTATTATGCCTTTGTCGTATTCATATGCTCAATATCCTGGTGTTCGTTTTGTCACCATGCCTTTTGAAGTGCCCTTGTATGTGCACTGGCGAAAAGAAGAGGACAATACAGTGATCAGGAATATCCTGCCATTAATATAG
- a CDS encoding RagB/SusD family nutrient uptake outer membrane protein, with the protein MMKNRFFITILLLIAGVFAGCNKLLEIEPHGRQTTATFFTTPATARQGLIAAYKALQSNYRTNYPGYVRWVFGDVCSDDARANGGDNPDMIQVEFFTANATNPFYENAWSTLYQGIHAANIVIEKAPGVKGMEEGTKKIYVAEGKFLRAYYYFNLVQIFGGVPLMLQEMLTNYNIPRNTREEIYRQIETDLLDAEAILPNKSDQEKSDYGRATKGAAQALLSRVYLMQSKFIETEIWTRKIMDSRQYSLDPVYYHNFTIDGEYGVEPIFEINFQYDARFYDEEGSGDGDGRTRGPLSYGWCYDNPTQDLVDAFEPGDPRKKATVYKTGDILPDGTIGNTGTSATGYLCTKYLILKNEMPDQPKSSAKDQIVFRLGHILLWYAEAANENGHTQEALQALNQVRARAREGNQQILPDVTATNKETLRQAIWQEQRVEYATEVFRFFDLVRTKRAAKVLNEFARKYNSQKGASFKAGVNELFPIPQSQVSLSQGVLLQNPGF; encoded by the coding sequence ATGATGAAGAATCGATTTTTCATAACAATACTGCTCCTGATCGCTGGCGTTTTTGCCGGCTGTAATAAACTACTGGAAATAGAACCACATGGCAGGCAAACTACCGCCACATTTTTTACGACACCGGCTACTGCCAGACAAGGATTAATCGCTGCCTACAAAGCACTACAATCAAATTATCGCACTAACTATCCGGGATATGTAAGATGGGTCTTCGGAGATGTCTGCTCAGATGATGCCAGGGCCAATGGTGGTGATAACCCCGATATGATACAGGTGGAATTTTTTACTGCCAACGCAACTAACCCATTCTACGAAAATGCCTGGTCTACCTTGTACCAGGGTATACACGCCGCCAATATCGTGATTGAAAAAGCACCTGGCGTAAAAGGCATGGAAGAAGGAACAAAAAAGATATACGTGGCTGAAGGGAAATTTCTCCGGGCATATTATTATTTCAACTTGGTGCAGATCTTCGGCGGAGTGCCACTGATGCTGCAGGAAATGCTGACCAATTACAATATTCCCCGGAATACAAGGGAGGAAATTTACCGGCAGATAGAAACGGATCTGCTGGATGCAGAAGCTATACTGCCTAACAAAAGCGATCAGGAAAAATCTGATTATGGCCGTGCCACCAAAGGTGCTGCACAGGCCTTACTGTCCCGCGTATATCTCATGCAGTCGAAGTTTATCGAAACGGAAATATGGACCAGGAAGATTATGGATTCACGACAGTATAGCCTGGACCCTGTATACTATCATAATTTCACAATCGATGGGGAATATGGCGTAGAACCCATCTTTGAGATCAACTTTCAATATGATGCCCGCTTCTATGATGAAGAGGGGTCCGGCGATGGAGACGGCAGAACCCGTGGGCCACTATCCTACGGCTGGTGCTATGATAACCCCACCCAGGACTTGGTAGATGCTTTTGAACCAGGTGATCCCCGTAAGAAAGCTACCGTATATAAAACTGGCGACATACTGCCTGACGGTACCATCGGCAATACGGGTACCAGTGCTACAGGATACCTATGCACGAAATATCTTATCCTGAAAAATGAAATGCCCGACCAACCTAAAAGCTCCGCCAAAGATCAGATCGTTTTCCGTTTGGGACATATTCTGTTGTGGTATGCAGAAGCCGCTAACGAAAATGGGCATACACAGGAAGCACTCCAGGCGCTAAACCAGGTAAGAGCACGCGCAAGGGAAGGCAACCAACAGATCCTGCCCGATGTAACAGCCACAAACAAAGAAACACTCCGCCAGGCTATCTGGCAGGAACAAAGGGTAGAATATGCCACCGAAGTATTTCGCTTTTTTGACCTGGTACGTACCAAAAGAGCAGCAAAAGTGCTCAACGAATTTGCAAGAAAATATAACAGCCAGAAAGGGGCATCATTTAAGGCGGGTGTGAATGAACTATTTCCTATACCCCAGTCGCAGGTTAGCCTGAGTCAGGGCGTATTGCTACAGAATCCTGGATTTTAA